A single genomic interval of Saccharothrix saharensis harbors:
- a CDS encoding transposase: MATPFKPHPQAGKASQPYPTRPGIRHVVPDDYQLKKSSVAPPKKYPDELRARAVRLYRESDPKPVIRRLAEQLGVHHEALRNWIRQDEADRGERDDRPTGTESEELRRLRKENAELSAPTKF, from the coding sequence GTGGCCACTCCCTTCAAGCCGCACCCGCAGGCCGGCAAGGCGTCCCAGCCATACCCGACCCGTCCAGGCATCCGGCACGTCGTACCGGACGACTACCAACTTAAGAAGTCGTCCGTGGCACCACCGAAGAAGTACCCCGACGAGTTGCGGGCTCGGGCTGTCCGCTTGTACCGGGAGTCCGACCCCAAGCCGGTGATCCGGCGCCTGGCCGAGCAGCTGGGCGTGCACCACGAGGCGTTGCGGAACTGGATCCGGCAGGATGAGGCCGACCGCGGCGAGCGGGACGACCGGCCCACCGGGACCGAGTCGGAGGAGCTGCGCCGGCTGCGCAAGGAGAACGCGGAACTCAGCGCGCCAACGAAATTCTGA